The Tubulanus polymorphus chromosome 6, tnTubPoly1.2, whole genome shotgun sequence genome includes a region encoding these proteins:
- the LOC141907083 gene encoding uncharacterized protein LOC141907083, giving the protein MKSLGFGFKKRGRNSLLIEKQEIIRWQYQYLKDIPQFRKDGRIIFFLDETWVTAGHTTLSAWADTTITDHRQAFLSGLSCVLKEKICGTGRFIFLHIGNETGFIDGAQLVYRTEGALADYHGEMDGVKFEKWFEEILVPKLPPNSVIVMDNASYHSVRSEKIPTSNSLKEDMQVWLSQKGIFLVA; this is encoded by the coding sequence ATGAAAAGCCTTGGATTTGGATTTAAAAAACGTGGAAGAAACAGTTTATTAATTgaaaagcaggaaataattcGATGGCAGTATCAATATCTGAAGGATATTCCACAATTCCGTAAAGATGGGAGAATCATATTCTTTCTGGATGAAACGTGGGTTACTGCTGGTCATACAACCTTGTCAGCTTGGGCCGACACAACCATTACCGATCATCGACAGGCTTTCTTAAGTGGACTCAGTTGTGtactaaaagaaaaaatttgcGGAACTGGGCGCTTTATCTTTTTACATATCGGGAATGAAACTGGTTTTATCGATGGGGCACAACTTGTTTACCGAACTGAAGGGGCACTTGCAGACTATCACGGTGAAATGGACGGAGTTAAGTTCGAAAAGTGGTTTGAAGAAATTCTAGTTCCTAAATTACCTCCGAACTCAGTTATAGTGATGGACAATGCTAGCTATCACAGCGTGCGTTCAGAAAAGATACCAACTTCAAATAGTTTAAAAGAGGATATGCAGGTTTGGTTGAGTCAGAAAGGAATTTTTTTGGTTGCCTGA